A window of Metabacillus sp. B2-18 contains these coding sequences:
- a CDS encoding MFS transporter codes for MKLSDLKTSGHPKTLFSSFLYFDVSFMIWVMLGALGVFITQDFGLSPSQKGLIVAIPILAGSFFRIVLGILTDRFGPKKTATLGMSITAIPLLWGLLAGNTLPELFMIGILLGVAGASFAVALPMASRWYPPHLQGLAMGIAGAGNSGTLFATLFGPRLAEQFGWHVTMGFALIPLFITFIIFMILAKDAPSQPAPQPLANYFKVFAHKDTWFFCILYSVTFGGFVGLSSFLSMFFVDEYKLTSVQAGDFVTLCVAAGSFFRPVGGFISDKIGGVKVLSLLFIGVAVCMLGVSQLPPLFAITALLFVGMMCLGMGNGAVFQLVPQRFQKEIGMITGIVGAAGGIGGFFLPNILGTLKEVTGSYASGFITFSIIALVAFSVLLFASYSWKKTWNVKGSAVKI; via the coding sequence ATGAAATTATCGGATTTAAAAACTAGTGGTCACCCGAAAACACTTTTTTCCTCGTTTCTGTATTTTGATGTTAGCTTTATGATTTGGGTTATGCTTGGTGCACTTGGGGTATTTATTACACAAGATTTCGGTCTTTCTCCATCTCAAAAAGGATTGATTGTGGCAATTCCAATTCTTGCAGGTTCATTTTTCCGGATTGTTTTAGGAATTTTAACAGATCGGTTTGGTCCAAAGAAGACCGCTACTTTAGGAATGTCAATCACAGCTATTCCATTGCTTTGGGGGTTACTTGCCGGAAATACATTGCCAGAACTATTTATGATTGGGATATTGTTGGGGGTAGCAGGAGCCAGCTTTGCCGTTGCCTTACCAATGGCTAGTAGATGGTATCCTCCACATCTCCAAGGCTTGGCAATGGGAATTGCAGGTGCCGGTAACAGTGGTACATTGTTCGCTACTTTATTTGGTCCTCGTTTAGCAGAACAATTCGGTTGGCATGTGACAATGGGGTTTGCACTCATTCCGCTTTTTATTACTTTCATCATTTTTATGATTTTAGCGAAGGATGCTCCTTCACAACCAGCTCCTCAGCCTTTAGCTAATTACTTTAAAGTATTTGCTCATAAAGACACATGGTTTTTCTGCATTTTGTACAGCGTTACATTCGGTGGGTTTGTAGGATTATCTAGCTTTCTCAGTATGTTTTTCGTTGATGAATACAAATTAACGTCCGTTCAAGCTGGTGATTTCGTTACTTTATGTGTTGCTGCAGGTAGCTTTTTCCGTCCTGTTGGTGGATTTATTTCAGATAAAATCGGCGGAGTAAAGGTGTTATCCCTCCTTTTCATCGGTGTTGCTGTTTGTATGCTGGGCGTTAGTCAATTACCTCCTTTATTTGCCATCACAGCCTTACTTTTTGTAGGAATGATGTGCTTAGGTATGGGAAATGGGGCCGTATTCCAACTAGTTCCACAACGTTTTCAAAAAGAAATTGGCATGATCACAGGAATCGTTGGAGCTGCCGGAGGAATTGGAGGCTTTTTCCTACCTAATATTTTAGGAACATTGAAGGAAGTAACAGGTTCTTATGCTTCTGGGTTTATCACTTTCTCGATTATTGCCTTAGTTGCATTTTCCGTTTTATTATTTGCGAGTTACTCTTGGAAGAAAACGTGGAATGTGAAAGGTAGTGCAGTAAAAATTTAA
- the nirB gene encoding nitrite reductase large subunit NirB, which translates to MNKKKLVLIGNGMAGVRAIEEILKLSQDSFDITIFGTEPHPNYNRILLSKVLQGDTEVKDITLNDWEWYEENNITLYTGESVTKIDSEMKVVYSDKERVVPYDELIIATGSVPFILPLPGADKEGVTAFRDIKDTDIMLEASEKYKKAAVIGGGLLGLEAARGLLNLGMDVTVIHISPTLMERQLDQTAGKMLQQELEKQGMKFLLEASTAEIYGDERVEGLRFKDGSELEADLVVMAVGIKPNIALAGESGLEVNRGIVVNDFLQTNLPNVYAVGECAEHNGIPYGLVAPLYEQGKVLAKHICGEQTDGYKGSVLSTQLKVSGVEVFSAGDFMEGDDKKSLKVFDEQDGIYKKIVLRGNKIVGAVLFGDSKEGSRLFSMIKKGADISDTEKISILQPIGEEAGESLVASMPDDEIICGCNGVSKGAIVQAIQEKGCTSVDAIKGCTSASRSCGGCKPLVADVLQYTLGSDFDAAAQKEAICGCTTLSRDEVVEEIKAKGLTHIKEVMNVLEWESEGCSKCRPALNYYLAMVNPTGYEDERESRFVNERMHANIQKDGTYSVVPRMYGGVTNAGELRRIADVVEKYEIPLVKVTGGQRIDLFGVKKDDLPKVWQDLDMNSGYAYGKSLRTVKTCVGETFCRFGTQDSMGLGIRLEKKFEGLQTPHKVKMAVSACPRSCAESGFKDIGFIGIDGGWEIYVGGNGGTHVRGGDLLYKVKTDDEAMEITGAYLQYYRETANYLERTSAWIERVGLDHVQSVLDDKKKRAELNARMDETLSVYKDPWKEIIEDQKTKKELFETVSL; encoded by the coding sequence GTGAACAAAAAGAAGCTTGTACTAATAGGAAATGGAATGGCCGGAGTAAGAGCAATCGAGGAAATTCTAAAATTATCCCAAGATTCATTTGACATCACAATTTTTGGAACAGAACCACACCCAAACTATAATAGAATTCTATTATCAAAGGTTTTACAAGGAGATACAGAAGTAAAAGATATCACGCTAAATGACTGGGAATGGTATGAAGAAAACAATATCACTCTCTATACAGGTGAATCTGTTACAAAAATTGACTCAGAAATGAAAGTCGTCTACTCAGATAAAGAACGAGTTGTCCCATACGACGAACTTATTATTGCAACAGGATCTGTTCCGTTTATTCTACCTCTACCTGGAGCTGACAAAGAAGGTGTGACCGCCTTCCGTGATATTAAAGATACAGACATTATGCTTGAAGCATCTGAAAAATATAAAAAAGCAGCCGTTATCGGTGGAGGATTATTAGGTTTAGAAGCAGCTCGTGGTTTATTAAATCTTGGAATGGATGTAACTGTCATTCATATTTCTCCAACATTAATGGAGCGCCAACTAGATCAAACTGCCGGTAAGATGCTTCAGCAAGAATTAGAAAAACAAGGGATGAAATTTTTACTAGAAGCATCAACAGCTGAAATCTATGGAGATGAACGAGTAGAAGGCTTAAGGTTTAAAGATGGAAGTGAATTAGAAGCAGATTTAGTTGTTATGGCTGTTGGAATCAAACCAAATATTGCCCTCGCTGGTGAAAGTGGACTTGAAGTCAATCGAGGAATCGTTGTAAATGACTTTTTACAAACGAATCTTCCTAACGTATACGCCGTTGGTGAATGTGCTGAACATAATGGCATTCCATACGGTCTTGTCGCTCCTTTATATGAGCAAGGAAAAGTACTGGCAAAACATATTTGTGGTGAACAAACAGATGGATATAAAGGATCTGTTCTATCAACACAATTAAAGGTTTCTGGAGTCGAAGTGTTCTCGGCTGGTGACTTTATGGAAGGTGATGACAAAAAGTCATTAAAAGTTTTTGATGAACAAGATGGGATCTACAAAAAAATCGTGTTAAGAGGCAATAAAATCGTTGGTGCTGTACTATTTGGAGATAGTAAAGAAGGCAGTCGCCTGTTCTCGATGATTAAAAAAGGAGCAGACATTTCCGACACAGAAAAAATCAGTATTTTACAACCAATTGGTGAAGAAGCTGGAGAAAGCTTAGTTGCTTCTATGCCGGATGATGAAATCATTTGTGGTTGTAATGGAGTTTCAAAGGGTGCGATTGTTCAAGCAATCCAGGAAAAGGGTTGTACATCCGTTGATGCGATTAAAGGCTGTACGAGTGCATCTCGTTCATGTGGAGGCTGTAAACCATTGGTAGCGGATGTTTTACAATATACACTTGGCTCTGATTTTGATGCAGCTGCCCAAAAAGAAGCAATCTGTGGCTGTACAACATTATCAAGAGATGAAGTGGTAGAGGAAATTAAGGCAAAAGGCTTAACACATATTAAAGAAGTAATGAATGTTCTTGAATGGGAATCTGAAGGCTGTTCAAAATGCCGCCCAGCTCTTAACTACTATTTAGCAATGGTTAACCCAACCGGCTATGAGGATGAAAGAGAATCACGCTTTGTTAATGAACGGATGCATGCAAATATTCAAAAAGACGGCACATACTCTGTTGTTCCAAGAATGTACGGTGGTGTCACAAATGCAGGTGAGTTACGTCGTATAGCCGATGTTGTTGAAAAATATGAGATTCCATTAGTAAAAGTAACAGGTGGTCAACGTATTGACTTATTTGGAGTTAAAAAGGATGATCTTCCGAAAGTATGGCAAGACCTTGATATGAACTCTGGTTATGCTTACGGAAAATCACTACGTACCGTAAAAACATGTGTTGGAGAAACATTCTGCCGCTTTGGAACACAAGACTCGATGGGATTAGGCATTCGTTTAGAAAAGAAGTTTGAAGGTTTGCAAACACCTCATAAAGTGAAAATGGCTGTGTCTGCTTGCCCAAGGAGCTGTGCAGAATCAGGCTTTAAAGATATCGGCTTTATCGGAATTGATGGGGGCTGGGAAATTTATGTTGGTGGTAACGGTGGTACTCACGTACGAGGTGGAGATTTGCTTTATAAAGTAAAAACAGATGATGAAGCAATGGAGATTACAGGTGCTTATCTACAATATTACCGTGAAACAGCAAACTATTTAGAACGTACTTCTGCTTGGATCGAACGCGTTGGCTTAGATCATGTCCAATCTGTTTTAGATGATAAAAAGAAGCGTGCTGAGTTAAATGCTCGCATGGATGAAACTTTATCTGTTTATAAAGATCCTTGGAAAGAAATTATTGAAGATCAGAAAACAAAGAAAGAGTTATTTGAAACAGTCTCTTTATAA
- the nasC gene encoding assimilatory nitrate reductase catalytic subunit NasC — protein MTDLLLKYFRTKQQEVQTEKVYDTQCPFCSMQCKMQLIEQSIVSRKTYKTIGKDNPTSQGRLCIKGMNAHQHPFHQDRILHPLLKVDGEFVRITWDEALQHIKKQFEEIQAVDGHEALSIYGSASITNEEAYLLGKFARVALKTPYIDYNGRLCMSAAATAANQTFGLDRGLTNSLKEVPFTRVIILAGTNIAECQPTIMPYFEKAKENGAYIIAIDPRETPTTQLADLHLKVKPGMDAALANGLLKVIIDEGLIDEAFVKERATGFEEVRSYVDSLSLDEIAEITGVPVDQIKTAAIKFAEEESGMLFTARGVEQQIDGTAAVRNILNFLLATGKIGKPFSGYGAITGQGNGQGAREHGQKADQLPGYRLIENDEHREHVAKVWGINKDELPGKGVSAYEMFQKIDHGDITGMLLVCSNPVVSNPNANFVKAALKKLKFLVAVDMFISETAQLADLILPASSYLEDEGTMTNLEGRVTLREASRPCPGEAKNDWQIICEIAKVLGKEKYFPFQKAEDIFNELREASRGGAADYYGITYDRIRKEQGILWPCPDLEHSGTDRLFEETFAHADGKARMVPVSNISALPKEKPCEEFPLYLTTGRIMSHYLTGVQTRKSAALAARNFESYLEIHPETAKKYNIEQNTLVSVSSRRGTIKVRSKISDTIRPDTVFVPFHWAEDQNVNMLVGEDLDPTCKMPGFKVSAVNIKPIN, from the coding sequence TTGACCGATTTATTATTAAAGTATTTCAGGACAAAGCAACAAGAGGTCCAAACGGAAAAAGTGTATGATACTCAATGTCCATTTTGCAGTATGCAATGTAAAATGCAGTTGATTGAGCAGTCGATCGTCTCAAGAAAAACGTATAAAACAATAGGGAAAGATAACCCAACCTCACAAGGAAGATTATGTATTAAAGGAATGAATGCCCACCAGCACCCGTTCCATCAAGATCGAATTTTGCATCCATTACTAAAAGTAGATGGAGAATTTGTTAGAATCACATGGGATGAAGCCCTTCAACATATAAAAAAACAGTTTGAGGAAATACAGGCTGTAGATGGACATGAGGCTTTATCAATCTATGGCAGTGCATCGATCACAAATGAAGAAGCCTATCTACTCGGGAAATTTGCAAGGGTAGCACTAAAAACTCCATATATTGATTACAATGGACGTCTTTGTATGTCAGCAGCAGCTACTGCAGCCAATCAAACATTTGGCTTAGATCGCGGTCTTACCAACTCATTAAAAGAAGTGCCGTTTACTCGAGTGATTATATTAGCGGGTACAAATATTGCAGAATGTCAGCCAACAATTATGCCTTATTTTGAAAAAGCAAAAGAAAATGGGGCTTATATTATTGCGATAGACCCAAGAGAAACACCAACAACACAACTTGCTGATTTGCATCTTAAGGTCAAACCGGGAATGGATGCGGCACTAGCTAATGGATTATTAAAGGTTATCATTGATGAAGGTCTGATCGATGAAGCATTTGTCAAAGAACGAGCAACAGGGTTTGAGGAAGTGCGAAGCTATGTGGATTCATTATCTCTAGACGAAATTGCTGAGATAACAGGAGTTCCGGTAGATCAAATAAAAACAGCTGCGATAAAGTTTGCTGAAGAAGAGTCTGGGATGCTTTTTACAGCTAGAGGAGTTGAACAGCAAATCGATGGAACAGCGGCCGTCCGCAATATATTGAATTTTTTACTTGCAACAGGAAAAATCGGAAAGCCATTCTCTGGATATGGAGCGATTACGGGTCAGGGAAATGGACAGGGTGCGCGTGAGCATGGACAAAAAGCAGATCAGCTTCCTGGTTATCGTTTAATTGAAAATGATGAGCATAGGGAACATGTAGCCAAAGTATGGGGAATCAATAAGGATGAACTGCCTGGCAAGGGAGTATCAGCATATGAAATGTTTCAAAAAATAGATCATGGTGATATCACAGGTATGCTACTCGTCTGTTCTAACCCTGTTGTTTCTAATCCAAATGCAAACTTTGTAAAAGCAGCATTAAAGAAGTTAAAGTTCTTAGTAGCTGTTGATATGTTTATATCAGAAACTGCCCAACTTGCGGATTTAATTCTCCCTGCCTCATCTTATCTAGAAGATGAGGGCACAATGACAAATCTTGAAGGACGTGTAACGTTAAGAGAAGCAAGCCGTCCATGTCCAGGTGAGGCAAAGAATGATTGGCAAATTATCTGCGAGATTGCAAAGGTGCTAGGAAAAGAGAAATATTTTCCGTTTCAAAAAGCAGAGGATATCTTTAATGAATTAAGAGAAGCAAGCCGAGGAGGAGCAGCCGACTATTACGGAATTACCTATGATAGAATTCGGAAAGAACAAGGCATCCTCTGGCCATGTCCGGATTTAGAGCACAGCGGAACTGACAGGCTATTTGAAGAAACATTTGCACATGCTGATGGTAAAGCAAGGATGGTTCCTGTGTCTAATATTTCAGCATTACCAAAAGAAAAGCCTTGTGAGGAATTTCCTCTCTACTTAACAACTGGCCGTATCATGTCACACTATTTAACAGGAGTCCAAACGAGGAAAAGTGCTGCACTTGCAGCAAGAAACTTTGAATCATACTTGGAGATCCATCCTGAAACAGCGAAGAAATACAACATTGAACAAAACACCCTTGTTTCCGTCTCATCTAGAAGGGGGACTATTAAAGTCAGAAGTAAAATCTCTGATACCATCCGACCAGACACCGTATTTGTCCCGTTTCACTGGGCAGAAGACCAAAACGTCAACATGCTAGTCGGGGAAGACCTTGACCCAACCTGTAAAATGCCTGGGTTCAAGGTTAGTGCAGTGAATATTAAGCCGATTAACTAA
- the nirB gene encoding nitrite reductase large subunit NirB has protein sequence MKRNLVVIGNGMAGVRCVEEILKHNPELYNISIIGSEPHPNYNRILLSSVLQGEAGFQDITINDAKWYEENDITLFSGETATEINTEKKVVVTDKNHALSYDKLIVATGSSPFVLPIPGVEKEGVVTFRTIEDCKNILETAKHYKNAVVIGGGVLGLEAARGLVNLGLNVKVVHNTEYLMQRQLDSVSSKMLQHQLERQGIEFLLGKVTEQIIGDKRVNQLTFTDGTSVDADLVVMSVGVIPNTVLAEKSGISTNRGIVVNDLMETSVSDIYAVGECVEHKGIVYGLVKPLYEQGQVLAKHLCQLNPQGYEGSVLSTSLKVPGVELFSVGDFTEDSSTRSLTMLNEIDSVYKKIILRGDIIVGAVLYGETKNQSKLLDLIVKRKHVSDEEKKQLLQAADKDSSSIKFMKQSEMICNCNGVTKGTIIEAVQQNQLTTIQEVKQCTKASSSCGGCKLLLSDLLDYIQSDECDELFERKSLCTCTKLTEDELVLQIQQKNLSSLQDVFTQLNWLSLEGCAGCVPAIQYYLAMIYPDRAEKNQFFYLNDNVKAQHMSDGTYSIIPQTYGGKVSAKQLRNIAAVMEKYQITDVGLTTEQRFQLKGIMQEDIGAVCTDLGIRLRPVNIHTIHHVNTYYSGGNCKCHTEASLQLSIQLEKEMEFILTPHEIKLSVSPCKHHDLEMRTNDIHLVGVERGWEMYVGGSCSPQLQQGELFSIASDHDEAKRLICGFVQYYRETANYLENISEWINRVGIIHIREVLFEETLCNQLVERLQAEMMINVERIN, from the coding sequence ATGAAGCGGAATTTGGTGGTAATCGGTAACGGAATGGCGGGAGTTCGCTGTGTTGAAGAAATTTTAAAGCATAATCCAGAGCTATATAACATCTCCATTATTGGCAGTGAACCCCACCCTAACTATAATCGAATTTTATTATCTTCTGTTCTACAGGGAGAAGCAGGATTTCAAGATATCACGATTAATGATGCTAAATGGTATGAAGAAAATGATATTACCTTGTTTTCCGGAGAAACAGCAACAGAAATTAATACGGAAAAAAAGGTAGTTGTTACGGATAAAAATCATGCCTTATCTTATGACAAATTAATAGTAGCCACCGGATCGTCACCTTTTGTACTTCCGATACCAGGGGTTGAAAAAGAGGGAGTCGTGACATTTCGTACGATAGAGGACTGTAAAAATATTTTAGAGACCGCAAAACACTATAAAAATGCAGTCGTAATTGGTGGAGGAGTATTAGGTCTAGAGGCGGCAAGAGGCTTGGTAAATCTAGGGCTTAATGTAAAGGTTGTTCACAATACAGAGTACCTCATGCAGCGTCAGCTTGATTCGGTTTCTTCAAAAATGCTTCAGCATCAGCTAGAGCGACAAGGAATTGAGTTTCTTTTAGGAAAAGTAACCGAACAAATAATAGGAGATAAACGAGTGAACCAATTAACATTTACCGATGGTACTTCTGTAGATGCTGATTTAGTTGTGATGTCTGTAGGTGTGATCCCTAATACTGTTTTAGCTGAGAAAAGTGGGATCTCAACAAACCGGGGAATTGTTGTGAATGATTTGATGGAAACAAGTGTTAGTGATATTTACGCAGTTGGTGAATGTGTGGAGCATAAGGGGATTGTCTATGGTTTAGTAAAACCGCTTTATGAACAGGGGCAAGTTTTAGCAAAACACCTTTGTCAGTTAAACCCTCAAGGATATGAGGGATCTGTTTTATCAACAAGCTTAAAGGTGCCCGGGGTGGAGCTTTTTTCTGTGGGGGATTTTACGGAAGATTCCTCAACTAGATCGTTAACTATGTTAAATGAAATAGATTCTGTTTATAAAAAAATCATTCTTCGCGGTGATATTATCGTTGGAGCTGTATTATATGGAGAAACAAAAAACCAGTCAAAGCTTCTCGATCTGATTGTAAAAAGAAAGCATGTAAGTGATGAAGAGAAGAAACAGCTCCTGCAAGCAGCAGATAAAGATTCTTCTAGCATCAAATTCATGAAACAAAGTGAAATGATCTGTAACTGCAATGGAGTAACAAAAGGAACAATTATTGAAGCTGTTCAGCAAAATCAATTAACAACCATTCAGGAAGTAAAACAATGTACAAAAGCATCCAGTTCATGTGGTGGCTGTAAACTACTCTTGTCTGATTTGCTAGATTACATTCAAAGTGACGAATGTGATGAACTGTTTGAAAGAAAATCGTTATGTACTTGTACAAAACTTACAGAAGATGAACTGGTTTTACAAATTCAACAAAAAAATCTCTCTTCATTACAAGATGTTTTTACCCAGCTAAATTGGCTGTCTTTAGAAGGGTGTGCGGGCTGTGTGCCGGCTATACAATATTATTTAGCGATGATTTACCCAGATCGTGCAGAAAAAAATCAATTCTTCTATTTAAATGATAACGTAAAAGCTCAGCATATGAGTGATGGAACTTATTCCATTATCCCACAAACGTATGGAGGAAAAGTATCAGCGAAGCAATTACGAAACATTGCAGCTGTTATGGAGAAATATCAAATAACAGACGTTGGTCTAACAACTGAACAACGATTCCAACTAAAAGGAATTATGCAAGAAGATATCGGAGCTGTATGTACAGACTTGGGAATACGTTTACGTCCAGTGAACATTCATACAATCCATCATGTGAACACCTACTACAGTGGGGGAAATTGTAAGTGCCATACAGAAGCATCTTTACAACTCTCCATTCAACTAGAAAAGGAAATGGAATTTATCTTAACACCACATGAGATTAAGTTAAGTGTGTCTCCATGCAAGCATCATGATTTGGAAATGAGAACAAATGATATTCACTTAGTTGGAGTTGAAAGAGGCTGGGAAATGTATGTTGGAGGAAGCTGTTCTCCACAACTACAGCAAGGTGAGTTATTTAGCATCGCAAGTGATCATGATGAAGCTAAAAGATTAATCTGTGGGTTTGTCCAATATTATCGGGAAACAGCCAATTATTTAGAAAACATAAGCGAGTGGATCAATCGTGTTGGAATCATTCATATAAGAGAAGTGTTATTTGAAGAAACTCTTTGTAATCAGCTAGTAGAGAGGCTTCAAGCTGAAATGATGATAAATGTAGAAAGAATTAACTAG
- a CDS encoding PAS domain S-box protein — MSEDISKINYQEVLEYLHDPIIIHCNHKIIYINQAAATFFKCSQEDVIGADPLDIFQESSKQAIKKRISSAYDRPAEVIEELVYRMDGTIVEVELYCHPLKIGETKAIQSVIKDITEKREVEKRNIETIREINALATTLVPLFKGVVVLPLVGSFDESRATYLIDHVPIKVKESNVECIIIDFSGIYKLDHLVADILFKITNVMSMLGVKCIISGMRPDLAVIAIELDINIAGISSFSTVQEAICSLN, encoded by the coding sequence ATGAGTGAAGATATTTCAAAAATAAATTATCAAGAAGTTTTAGAATATTTACATGATCCAATCATCATTCACTGCAATCATAAAATAATTTATATTAATCAGGCCGCTGCCACTTTTTTTAAATGTAGTCAGGAAGATGTGATAGGGGCCGATCCATTAGATATTTTTCAGGAATCTTCTAAACAAGCAATTAAAAAAAGAATCAGCTCTGCTTATGACAGGCCCGCAGAAGTAATTGAAGAGCTTGTCTATAGAATGGATGGCACAATAGTAGAAGTAGAATTGTATTGTCATCCTTTAAAAATCGGAGAAACAAAAGCGATTCAAAGCGTAATAAAAGATATTACTGAAAAAAGAGAAGTTGAGAAGAGAAATATAGAGACAATAAGAGAAATAAACGCATTAGCAACTACCCTTGTTCCTCTATTCAAAGGTGTTGTAGTTCTCCCTTTGGTTGGGTCATTTGATGAAAGTAGAGCAACCTATTTAATTGATCATGTCCCAATTAAAGTAAAGGAGAGCAATGTAGAGTGTATCATTATTGATTTCTCAGGAATCTATAAGTTAGATCATCTTGTTGCTGATATACTCTTTAAAATTACCAATGTGATGTCCATGTTAGGGGTGAAATGTATCATTTCAGGTATGCGTCCTGACTTGGCGGTCATTGCGATTGAATTAGATATCAATATAGCAGGAATAAGCTCATTTTCGACTGTTCAGGAAGCTATATGTTCACTAAATTAA
- a CDS encoding spore germination protein: MDLINKSVHASLQDNISTIKELFGNSSDLMIREFYKRVAIIYIDGIVDDERVDEQIVTPISTFLPSYDHTSSQLIELFLNRIIKTNQVNKTKDFQTLASNLVGGNTIILFDDLGEVLYANTTKMPGRSLTPPSNQRTQSGPNISFNESLTSNISLIRYYLRNPELRVDNNPLEGQTKTRVSLLYIEGKVDKDLLSYIYERLNEVKLDLILDTNYIVEIITSESKSQFPLTFATDRPDVIAAELMGGKIVILVDGTAFAVALPTVFVQLFQSPDDYFVMHKGLQTRRIARIFFFFLSTLLPAFYIAFTIYHPGLVPTQLLVGILAQREFVPFSTVIEVLIFYWLILIITESSLRLPQSVVLTVTIFASIALGQQAVEAQLVQPTTLVVLGATYVMSSVVPIYTLNAVSRMLTFRFIFLSAFLGLFGIMVGLIALLIHLCSLRSFGVPYLSPMAPFNIQDQKDAIVRKPIQDITSNKKLFTKEEPMKKRD, encoded by the coding sequence ATGGATCTTATTAATAAAAGTGTTCACGCTTCTTTACAAGATAATATTTCTACAATTAAAGAGCTATTTGGCAATAGTTCTGATTTAATGATCAGAGAATTTTATAAGAGGGTTGCCATTATATATATTGATGGAATTGTTGATGACGAGAGAGTTGACGAACAGATTGTGACTCCTATTTCGACATTTTTACCTTCTTACGATCATACCTCTTCCCAGCTTATTGAGTTATTTTTGAATAGGATTATCAAAACAAACCAAGTCAATAAAACCAAGGATTTTCAAACCTTAGCTTCAAACCTTGTTGGCGGAAACACTATTATCTTATTTGACGATCTTGGAGAAGTCCTTTATGCCAATACAACAAAAATGCCCGGGAGAAGTCTAACACCCCCTAGTAATCAAAGAACACAATCAGGACCAAACATAAGCTTTAATGAGTCGCTTACATCCAACATCTCTTTGATTCGGTACTATTTAAGAAATCCTGAGTTAAGAGTGGATAATAATCCACTTGAAGGACAAACCAAAACTAGAGTATCACTACTATACATCGAAGGAAAAGTTGATAAAGACCTTTTAAGTTATATATACGAAAGATTAAATGAGGTGAAGCTTGATCTTATTTTGGACACGAATTACATTGTTGAAATCATTACATCAGAATCAAAGTCTCAATTTCCTTTAACATTTGCAACTGATCGACCTGATGTGATTGCAGCAGAACTTATGGGGGGAAAAATCGTCATCTTAGTGGATGGAACAGCTTTTGCTGTCGCTCTTCCAACTGTTTTTGTGCAACTATTTCAATCACCTGATGATTATTTTGTTATGCATAAAGGATTGCAAACGAGAAGAATAGCAAGAATTTTCTTTTTCTTTCTTTCAACTTTACTACCAGCATTTTATATTGCCTTTACAATTTATCATCCAGGACTTGTACCAACACAGTTATTAGTTGGGATATTGGCTCAAAGGGAATTTGTCCCTTTTTCTACAGTTATTGAGGTATTAATTTTTTATTGGCTCATTTTAATTATCACCGAGAGCTCGTTAAGACTTCCTCAGAGTGTGGTGTTAACAGTCACGATCTTTGCATCCATTGCACTTGGGCAACAAGCTGTAGAAGCACAGTTAGTACAACCTACAACATTGGTTGTTTTAGGTGCAACTTATGTTATGTCAAGTGTTGTACCAATTTACACTCTAAATGCTGTTTCTAGAATGCTTACTTTCCGATTTATTTTTCTGTCTGCATTTCTGGGATTGTTCGGAATTATGGTTGGCCTTATTGCATTGTTAATTCATTTATGTTCATTGCGGTCATTCGGAGTTCCCTATTTATCACCAATGGCACCTTTTAACATCCAAGATCAAAAGGATGCCATTGTCCGAAAACCGATTCAAGATATAACATCGAATAAAAAATTATTTACAAAAGAAGAGCCAATGAAAAAACGAGATTAG